Within the Pseudonocardia alni genome, the region CACCGCGTTGTACGCGCCGTCGACGCCCGCCAGCGGGTGCGAGTCGGGGACCATCGCCGGGTAGACGCGCGCCGAGACCGACTCGGTCCCGTCCGTGGCCACCACGCGCTCGCAGATGGCGAGCAGCTTGATCGTGCAGCCGAGCCTGCGGGCGGCGGCGACGTCGGCCGAGCTGACCCCGCGCATGCCCTCGCGGTGCACGTCGGAGGCGGTGAAGCGGGTGTGGAACGCCAGCGAGGCCAGGATCGCGGCCTTCGAGGCGGCGTCGTAGCCGTCGACGTCGGCGCTCGGGTCGGCCTCGGCGTAGCCCAGCCGGGTCGCCTCCTCCAGCGCGTCGGCGTAGGACGTCCCGCCCGAGGACATGGCCGAGAGGATGAAGTTCGAGGTGCCGTTGACGATGCCGGCGACCCGGGTGATGCGGTCCCCGGCCAGGGACTCGCGCAGCGGGCGCAGCAGCGGGATCGCTCCGGCGACGGCGGCCTCGTAGTAGAGGTCGGCGCCGGAGGCGTCGGCGGCCTCGGCCAGCGTCGGGCCGTCCTCGGCGAGCAGCGCCTTGTTCGCCGTCACGACCGAGCGGCCGGACTTGAGCGCCTCCAGCAGCCAGCCGCGGACCGGCTCGATCCCGCCGATGACCTCGACGACGACGTCGACGTCGTCGCGGGTCACGAGCTCGCCGGCATCGGTGGTCACCAGGTCCGGGAAGTTCTCGGTCAGCCAGGGGTGCCGGTGCGGTCGCCGCACGGCGACCCCGGCCAGCTCGATGCGGGCTCCCACCCGCGCGGCCAGCTCGTCGGCCTGCTCGGTGATGAGCCGGACCACCTCGGTGCCGACGGTGCCGCAGC harbors:
- a CDS encoding homoserine dehydrogenase, encoding MASETGAVRVALLGCGTVGTEVVRLITEQADELAARVGARIELAGVAVRRPHRHPWLTENFPDLVTTDAGELVTRDDVDVVVEVIGGIEPVRGWLLEALKSGRSVVTANKALLAEDGPTLAEAADASGADLYYEAAVAGAIPLLRPLRESLAGDRITRVAGIVNGTSNFILSAMSSGGTSYADALEEATRLGYAEADPSADVDGYDAASKAAILASLAFHTRFTASDVHREGMRGVSSADVAAARRLGCTIKLLAICERVVATDGTESVSARVYPAMVPDSHPLAGVDGAYNAVFVEAEAAGQLMFYGQGAGGAPTASAVLGDLVAVARNRVGGGRGPRESAYASLPVRPIGEVPTRYHVDLEVADREGVLATIASEFARNGVSIAAVRQTGGVNGSVDRADGSDRSQARLTVVTHSAPEAALSATVSALLDLDHVLGVAGVLRVEGLGRAVSALGMGE